Proteins encoded within one genomic window of Flavobacterium gilvum:
- the leuC gene encoding 3-isopropylmalate dehydratase large subunit, giving the protein MSTTLFDKVWDSHVVRKIEDGPDVFFIDRHFIHEVTSPVAFLGLKQRGVKVLYPERTFATADHNTPTINQHLPVADALSANQLKALETNATEYGISHWGLGHQKNGIVHVVGPENGITLPGATIVCGDSHTSTHGAFGAIAFGIGTSEVEMVLSTQCIMQPKPKKMRINVNGKLSKGVGPKDVALYIISKLTTSGGTGYFVEYAGNVFEEMTMEGRMTVCNLSIEMGARGGMIAPDQTTFDFLEGRLYAPKGEAWDKAVAYWKTLKTDADAKFDSELNFDAADIEPMITYGTNPGMGIGITKHIPTADQVEGGEETYKKSLNYMGFHEDDVMIGKQIDYVFLGSCTNGRIEDFRAFAEIVKGRKKADNVTAWLVPGSHVVEAQIKEEGILDILTEAGFVLRQPGCSACLAMNDDKVPAGKYAVSTSNRNFEGRQGPGSRTLLASPIMAAAAAVTGKLTDPRDLL; this is encoded by the coding sequence ATGAGTACTACATTATTCGACAAAGTATGGGATTCGCACGTGGTGCGTAAAATAGAAGACGGACCAGATGTTTTTTTTATTGATCGTCATTTTATTCACGAAGTGACTAGTCCTGTAGCTTTTTTAGGTTTAAAGCAAAGAGGCGTTAAGGTATTGTATCCTGAGCGTACTTTTGCAACTGCAGACCATAACACACCAACTATAAACCAACACTTGCCTGTGGCCGATGCTTTGTCTGCCAACCAATTGAAAGCGTTGGAAACCAATGCTACTGAATACGGAATTTCACACTGGGGATTGGGACACCAAAAAAATGGTATTGTTCACGTAGTAGGACCTGAAAACGGAATTACTTTGCCGGGTGCAACTATCGTTTGTGGTGACTCTCACACATCTACTCACGGTGCGTTTGGAGCGATTGCTTTTGGTATCGGTACTTCGGAGGTAGAAATGGTACTTTCTACTCAATGTATCATGCAGCCTAAGCCAAAGAAAATGCGTATCAACGTAAACGGGAAATTGAGCAAAGGTGTTGGACCAAAAGACGTAGCACTTTACATTATATCTAAATTGACAACTTCTGGAGGTACAGGTTATTTTGTAGAATACGCTGGTAATGTTTTTGAAGAAATGACTATGGAAGGCCGTATGACGGTTTGTAACTTGAGTATCGAAATGGGGGCTCGTGGAGGTATGATTGCTCCTGACCAAACTACTTTTGATTTCTTGGAAGGACGTTTATACGCTCCAAAAGGCGAAGCTTGGGATAAAGCAGTTGCTTACTGGAAAACTTTGAAAACGGATGCTGACGCTAAATTTGATTCTGAATTAAACTTTGACGCGGCAGACATCGAACCAATGATTACTTATGGAACCAATCCAGGAATGGGAATTGGTATCACAAAACATATTCCAACTGCCGACCAAGTGGAAGGTGGCGAAGAAACGTATAAAAAATCCTTGAATTACATGGGCTTCCACGAAGATGATGTAATGATTGGAAAACAAATCGACTATGTTTTCTTGGGAAGTTGTACCAATGGACGTATTGAAGATTTTAGAGCTTTCGCAGAAATTGTAAAAGGAAGAAAAAAAGCAGACAACGTTACTGCTTGGTTAGTTCCTGGTTCCCACGTTGTAGAAGCACAAATTAAAGAAGAAGGAATTCTAGATATTTTGACTGAAGCAGGTTTCGTATTACGTCAGCCAGGTTGTTCGGCTTGTTTGGCAATGAACGATGATAAAGTTCCTGCCGGAAAATATGCAGTAAGTACATCAAACAGAAACTTTGAAGGTCGTCAAGGTCCTGGTTCAAGAACTTTGTTAGCTTCTCCAATTATGGCTGCCGCTGCCGCTGTTACAGGAAAATTGACAGATCCGAGAGATTTGCTTTAA
- the leuD gene encoding 3-isopropylmalate dehydratase small subunit — MAYDKFNILTSSAVPLPIENVDTDQIIPARFLKATKREGFGDNLFRDWRYNGDDTPKADFVLNNPTYSGKILVGGKNFGSGSSREHAAWAVYDYGFRAVVSSFFADIFKGNCLNIGVLPVQVSPEFADIIFKAIEADPKTELEINLPEQTITLLATGQKESFDINGYKKNNMINGFDDIDYLQNIKEEITGFADKLPY; from the coding sequence ATGGCATACGATAAATTTAATATCCTTACCAGTAGTGCAGTGCCACTACCTATTGAGAACGTAGATACCGATCAAATCATCCCGGCTCGTTTCTTGAAAGCTACAAAACGTGAAGGTTTTGGAGACAATCTTTTCAGAGATTGGAGATACAATGGAGACGATACTCCAAAAGCAGATTTCGTATTAAACAACCCAACTTACTCAGGAAAAATTCTTGTTGGAGGTAAAAACTTCGGTTCTGGTTCTTCTCGTGAGCACGCTGCTTGGGCTGTTTACGATTACGGATTCCGTGCTGTGGTTTCGTCTTTCTTTGCAGACATCTTCAAAGGAAACTGTTTGAACATTGGAGTTTTGCCTGTGCAGGTAAGCCCAGAATTTGCCGATATTATTTTCAAAGCTATCGAAGCAGATCCAAAAACAGAATTGGAAATCAATTTGCCTGAGCAAACTATTACTTTATTGGCCACAGGTCAAAAAGAATCTTTTGACATTAATGGTTACAAAAAGAACAATATGATTAACGGATTTGATGATATTGATTACTTGCAAAACATCAAAGAAGAAATCACAGGGTTTGCAGACAAACTGCCTTACTAA
- a CDS encoding class I SAM-dependent methyltransferase: MKSTLSEIQQRFDNEVERFSNLETGQISTVDATLSLELLTQVAGACCPDAKQVLDLGCGAGNFSLKLLNLGLDFDVTLIDLSQPMLDKAKERIFNASEGKITTIQTDFLNMELPEETFDIVVTGAAMHHLRGDEEWETVFSKIYKSLKKGGCFWISDLIKHDHPIIDQLMWNRYSDYLEGVGGKAYQENVFAYIAKEDTPRSVMYQLDVLKKVGFSYVDVLHKNSNFSVFGGIK; this comes from the coding sequence ATGAAATCAACATTATCTGAAATACAGCAACGCTTTGACAATGAAGTCGAACGTTTTTCTAATTTGGAAACTGGCCAAATCAGTACTGTTGATGCAACTTTGAGTTTAGAATTATTGACTCAGGTGGCGGGTGCTTGTTGCCCCGATGCCAAACAAGTTTTGGATTTGGGCTGTGGCGCTGGAAATTTTTCTCTAAAATTATTAAATCTTGGCCTTGATTTTGATGTCACTTTGATTGATTTGAGCCAACCGATGCTGGACAAAGCAAAAGAAAGAATCTTCAACGCCTCCGAAGGTAAAATCACCACTATTCAAACTGATTTTTTGAATATGGAATTACCAGAGGAAACTTTTGATATTGTGGTAACCGGAGCAGCAATGCACCATTTGAGAGGAGACGAAGAGTGGGAAACAGTTTTTTCCAAAATATATAAAAGTCTAAAAAAAGGAGGTTGTTTTTGGATTTCGGATTTAATCAAACACGACCATCCGATTATTGACCAATTGATGTGGAATCGCTATTCTGATTATTTGGAAGGTGTTGGCGGCAAAGCTTATCAGGAAAATGTATTTGCTTATATTGCCAAAGAAGACACACCGCGTTCCGTAATGTACCAATTAGATGTATTGAAAAAAGTTGGTTTTTCATACGTGGATGTTTTACATAAAAACAGTAATTTCTCTGTATTCGGAGGGATAAAATAA
- a CDS encoding alpha-isopropylmalate synthase regulatory domain-containing protein: MEKRKIEIMDTTLRDGEQTSGVSFSAAEKLTIAQLLLEELHVDRIEIASARVSEGEFQGVSGIMSWAAEKGYADRIEVLTFVDGGISIEWMKKAGAKVQNLLTKGSLNHLTHQLKKTPEQHFEEIAKTIAFANENGIATNVYLEDWSNGMRNSPEYVFQYLDFLVTQPIKRILLPDTLGVLIPSDTFDFISKITAKYPNIHFDFHAHNDYDLSVANVMEAIKAGISGLHVTVNGMGERAGNAPLESTVAVINDFLPEVEINTKESSLYSVSKLVETFTGYRIPANKPIVGDNVFTQTAGIHADGDNKNNLYFNDLLPERFGRKRKYALGKTSGKANIEKNLQELGLKLNQEDLKLVTQRIIELGDKKETVTKEDLPYIISDVLDSQTYEEKITVQSYVLVHSKGMRPSTTLCLKIDGEIIEENAQGDGQFDAFMNALSKIYKTKKMVLPKLVDYAVRIPPGSSSDALCETIITWTHNGKEFKTRGLDSDQTVAAIIATQKMLNVIP; encoded by the coding sequence ATGGAAAAAAGAAAAATTGAAATAATGGATACCACACTCCGCGATGGCGAACAAACCTCGGGAGTATCCTTTTCTGCTGCAGAGAAATTAACCATTGCACAATTATTGCTGGAAGAATTACATGTTGACCGTATCGAAATCGCTTCGGCTCGTGTAAGCGAAGGTGAATTCCAAGGTGTAAGCGGCATTATGTCGTGGGCTGCCGAAAAAGGCTATGCGGACAGAATCGAAGTATTGACTTTTGTTGATGGCGGAATTTCTATCGAATGGATGAAAAAAGCCGGAGCCAAAGTTCAAAACTTATTGACCAAAGGTTCGCTAAACCATTTAACCCATCAATTAAAAAAAACACCGGAACAGCATTTTGAGGAAATTGCCAAAACTATTGCTTTTGCAAACGAAAACGGAATTGCAACCAACGTTTATCTGGAAGATTGGAGCAACGGCATGCGCAATTCTCCTGAATATGTTTTTCAATATCTTGATTTTTTGGTTACACAACCCATCAAAAGAATATTGTTGCCTGATACTTTAGGAGTTCTTATTCCATCAGACACTTTTGATTTTATATCCAAAATCACCGCAAAATATCCTAACATTCATTTTGATTTTCACGCCCACAACGATTATGATTTAAGCGTTGCCAATGTGATGGAAGCCATAAAAGCAGGCATTAGCGGTTTACACGTTACCGTAAACGGAATGGGAGAACGCGCAGGAAATGCTCCGCTCGAAAGTACCGTTGCCGTTATTAATGATTTTTTACCCGAGGTTGAAATCAACACCAAAGAATCGTCTTTATACTCCGTGAGTAAACTGGTAGAAACTTTTACCGGATATAGAATTCCGGCAAATAAACCAATTGTTGGAGACAATGTTTTTACGCAAACAGCTGGTATTCACGCCGACGGTGACAATAAAAACAATTTATATTTTAACGATTTGCTTCCAGAGCGTTTTGGAAGAAAGCGTAAATATGCTTTAGGAAAAACATCTGGAAAAGCCAATATCGAAAAAAATCTTCAGGAATTGGGCTTAAAACTGAATCAGGAAGATTTAAAATTGGTCACCCAACGCATCATCGAATTGGGAGATAAAAAGGAAACCGTAACCAAAGAAGACCTACCTTATATCATCTCTGATGTCTTAGACAGTCAAACCTATGAAGAGAAAATCACAGTTCAATCGTATGTTCTCGTTCACTCCAAAGGAATGCGCCCTTCAACGACGCTTTGTTTAAAAATAGATGGAGAAATCATTGAAGAAAACGCTCAGGGAGACGGACAATTTGATGCTTTTATGAATGCGCTTTCTAAAATTTATAAAACCAAAAAAATGGTTTTGCCAAAACTAGTCGATTATGCGGTTCGCATCCCTCCAGGCAGTAGCTCGGATGCATTGTGCGAAACCATCATAACTTGGACTCACAACGGAAAAGAATTTAAAACAAGAGGTTTAGACTCTGACCAAACCGTTGCAGCAATCATTGCTACTCAAAAAATGCTCAATGTAATTCCTTAA
- the leuB gene encoding 3-isopropylmalate dehydrogenase, producing MKLNIALLAGDGIGPEVIDQAVKVSDAIAQKFGHEITWKPALTGAAAIDAVGEPYPDSTHEVCKNADAVLFGAIGHPKYDNDPSAPVRPEQGLLKMRKALGLFANVRPTFTFPSLLDKSPLKRERIEGTDLVFLRELTGGIYFGEKGRRDNGDTAFDNCVYTRAEVQRLAKKGFELAMTRSKKLCCVDKANVLETSRLWRETVQAMEKDYPEVEVSYEFVDAVAMRLVQWPNSYDVLITENLFGDILTDEASVISGSMGLMPSASMGAEVSLFEPIHGSYPQATGLNIANPMATVLSAAMMFENFGLMEEGKAMRDAVNKALEAGVVTEDLADGGKAYGTKEVGDWLAANI from the coding sequence ATGAAATTAAATATCGCGCTTTTAGCAGGAGACGGAATCGGACCAGAAGTAATTGATCAAGCAGTAAAAGTATCAGATGCCATTGCACAAAAATTTGGACATGAAATTACATGGAAACCGGCTTTAACTGGTGCTGCTGCAATTGATGCAGTAGGTGAACCTTATCCAGACTCAACACATGAAGTTTGTAAAAATGCTGATGCAGTTCTTTTTGGAGCAATTGGTCACCCTAAATACGATAACGATCCTTCTGCACCAGTACGACCAGAACAAGGTTTGTTGAAAATGCGTAAAGCATTAGGTTTGTTTGCAAACGTAAGACCAACTTTTACATTCCCTTCATTATTGGACAAATCTCCTTTAAAAAGAGAAAGAATCGAAGGAACTGATTTGGTTTTCTTAAGAGAATTAACAGGCGGAATTTACTTTGGTGAAAAAGGAAGAAGAGACAACGGAGATACTGCTTTTGACAACTGTGTTTACACAAGAGCCGAAGTACAACGTTTGGCTAAAAAAGGATTCGAATTGGCAATGACTCGTTCTAAAAAATTATGCTGTGTTGATAAAGCAAATGTTTTGGAAACATCCCGTTTATGGAGAGAAACTGTTCAGGCAATGGAAAAAGATTATCCAGAAGTTGAAGTAAGTTATGAATTTGTTGATGCGGTTGCAATGCGTTTGGTACAATGGCCAAACTCTTATGATGTATTAATCACAGAAAACTTATTTGGGGATATCTTGACAGATGAGGCTTCTGTAATTTCTGGTTCAATGGGATTAATGCCTTCTGCATCTATGGGAGCTGAAGTATCTTTATTCGAACCTATTCACGGTTCATATCCACAAGCTACAGGATTGAACATTGCTAACCCAATGGCTACTGTTTTATCGGCAGCAATGATGTTCGAAAACTTCGGATTGATGGAAGAAGGAAAAGCAATGAGAGATGCTGTAAACAAAGCTTTAGAAGCTGGAGTAGTTACTGAAGATTTAGCTGATGGAGGAAAAGCATACGGAACTAAAGAAGTTGGTGACTGGTTGGCTGCCAATATATAA
- a CDS encoding tyrosine-type recombinase/integrase: MKSSVIFQKKHKDDDEGYLYIRYFNGSGKKKLVSLNYKINKDHFKDLFYDDINQFKKTTIINYREINSKISSKINDFSIFDDKKNTKTSFVVYFRDYTALQRNPSTSSNYNSVLKKLENYKVKKNKEDILFSDFDYSFVVDFKNYLLETLSVNTTKQYINVIKTILNLAKKEGLYIEKFNYFEDLNLKPTHNNKKILQQSDIETLLNISFYHDFENTIESPLFETRNMLLTSIFCSGIRVSDLLLMRKGDLKETHIEIFTKKTSDYLRVPYNETLLKILFDNYGYFNSKTLKYNSKSLKYEFFDFIKNINDNDFIFSNFLSTEPVLNDYNKDKEMTTEQFNAINRLRVKYNNNLIKLKDLYNLDIVEISSHTGRYSWTNILLNIEGVNLLDISRSLTHKNIGTTESYIERNHGLDRMKNIGDLVSNKVYKDNNENHYSGEDKPDNLPF, translated from the coding sequence ATGAAGAGTAGTGTTATATTCCAGAAAAAACATAAAGACGATGATGAAGGATATTTATATATCCGATATTTTAATGGTTCAGGCAAAAAGAAACTTGTTTCATTAAATTATAAGATTAACAAGGATCACTTCAAAGATTTATTTTACGATGACATTAACCAGTTCAAGAAAACAACCATTATAAATTACAGGGAAATAAATAGCAAAATATCATCAAAAATTAATGATTTTTCAATTTTTGACGATAAGAAAAACACCAAAACCTCTTTTGTTGTTTATTTTAGAGATTACACCGCCTTACAAAGAAATCCTTCTACATCAAGTAATTACAATTCAGTCTTAAAAAAGTTAGAAAATTATAAAGTAAAAAAGAATAAAGAGGATATTCTATTTAGTGATTTTGATTACTCATTTGTTGTAGATTTTAAGAATTATCTTTTAGAAACTCTTTCGGTTAATACTACCAAACAATACATAAATGTAATAAAGACAATCTTAAATCTCGCTAAAAAAGAGGGTTTGTATATTGAGAAGTTTAATTATTTTGAGGACTTAAACTTAAAACCAACACACAATAACAAGAAAATCCTACAGCAATCCGATATAGAAACATTATTAAACATCTCTTTTTATCATGACTTTGAAAACACCATAGAAAGCCCTCTTTTTGAAACAAGAAATATGTTATTAACTTCCATATTTTGTTCAGGGATTAGAGTTAGCGACTTATTGCTAATGAGAAAGGGAGATTTGAAAGAAACTCATATTGAGATTTTCACAAAAAAGACGAGTGATTATTTAAGAGTGCCTTATAATGAAACATTATTAAAAATATTATTTGATAATTATGGCTATTTCAATTCAAAAACATTAAAATACAATAGCAAGTCTCTTAAATATGAGTTCTTTGATTTCATTAAGAATATAAACGATAATGACTTTATTTTTTCTAATTTTCTTTCAACCGAGCCAGTTCTAAATGATTATAATAAAGATAAAGAAATGACTACAGAGCAATTTAACGCTATAAATAGATTGAGAGTTAAATACAACAACAACTTAATTAAATTGAAGGATTTATACAACTTGGATATTGTTGAGATTAGTAGTCATACAGGACGTTATAGTTGGACTAATATATTACTGAACATAGAGGGCGTTAATTTATTGGATATATCTCGTTCATTAACACATAAAAACATAGGAACTACCGAAAGTTATATTGAAAGAAACCACGGATTAGATAGAATGAAAAATATTGGTGATTTAGTTTCTAACAAGGTTTATAAAGATAACAACGAAAACCACTACTCCGGAGAAGACAAACCAGACAATCTACCATTTTAA
- a CDS encoding recombinase family protein: MKVLYARVSSIDQKTDRQRITENEFNLVVEDKCSGAIPFFEREGGKEIKKLLDNGILKTLSVLQIDRLGRDLRDIINTIFYFNERKISINFISQGLTTLDPQGKENPISKMMISILGIVGEMERNQIKERQREGIRIAKMKGSYNGRKKGSNEDTLTFLNKEKNKKAVELIKKNYKNTEISKITGLHINTLTKIKSYLKRIEID, encoded by the coding sequence ATGAAAGTATTATACGCTCGTGTTTCTTCAATAGATCAAAAAACAGATAGACAACGAATAACTGAAAATGAGTTTAATTTAGTTGTTGAAGATAAATGTTCGGGAGCCATTCCTTTTTTTGAAAGAGAAGGTGGAAAAGAAATAAAAAAACTTCTTGATAATGGAATACTTAAAACTCTGTCTGTATTACAGATTGACCGACTTGGTAGAGATTTAAGAGATATAATAAATACAATCTTTTATTTTAATGAGAGAAAGATTTCAATCAATTTTATTTCGCAAGGATTAACAACACTTGATCCACAAGGTAAAGAAAATCCAATATCCAAAATGATGATTTCAATTCTTGGAATTGTTGGTGAAATGGAAAGAAATCAAATAAAAGAAAGACAACGAGAAGGGATTAGAATTGCTAAAATGAAAGGTTCTTATAACGGAAGAAAAAAGGGAAGTAATGAAGACACTTTAACTTTCTTAAATAAAGAGAAAAACAAAAAAGCAGTGGAGTTAATTAAAAAGAATTATAAAAACACTGAAATATCAAAGATTACTGGACTTCACATAAATACTCTAACTAAAATTAAATCCTATCTAAAACGAATTGAAATTGATTAA